A part of Helicoverpa zea isolate HzStark_Cry1AcR chromosome 17, ilHelZeax1.1, whole genome shotgun sequence genomic DNA contains:
- the LOC124638098 gene encoding ras-related protein Rab-2A, with protein sequence MAYAYLFKYIIIGDTGVGKSCLLLQFTDKRFQPVHDLTIGVEFGARMITIDGKQIKLQIWDTAGQEAFRSITRSYYRGAAGALLVYDITRRDTFNHLTTWLEDARQHSNSNMVIMLIGNKSDLESRREVKKEEGEAFAREHGLVFMETSAKTAANVEEAFINTAKEIYEKIQEGVFDINNEANGIKIGPQHSTAGGASGAGGAGAGGAAGGGCC encoded by the exons ATGGCATACGCCTACTTGTTCAAATACATCATCATCGGCGACACAG GTGTAGGCAAGTCCTGCTTACTGCTCCAGTTCACGGACAAAAGATTCCAGCCTGTCCATGATCTCACTATTGGAGTAGAGTTCGGCGCTCGCATGATCACCATTGATGGCAAGCAGATCAAACTCCAGATATGGGATACTGCTGGACAGGAAGCTTTCAG ATCAATCACGCGGTCGTACTACaggggcgcggcgggcgccCTGCTAGTGTACGACATCACCAGACGGGACACATTCAATCATCTCACCACCTGGCTGGAGGACGCGCGTCAGCATTCCAACTCCAACATGGTCATCATGTTGATTGGTAATAAGAG TGACTTGGAATCTCGACGTGAAGTAAAGAAGGAGGAAGGTGAGGCCTTCGCCCGTGAGCACGGCCTGGTCTTCATGGAGACCTCAGCCAAAACTGCTGCCAACGTCGAGGAAGCCTTTATCAACACTGCCAAAGAGATCTACGAGAAAATACAGGAAGGAGTATTCGATATCAACAATGAG GCGAACGGCATCAAGATCGGTCCCCAGCACTCGACGGCGGgcggcgcgagcggcgcggggggcgcgggcgcgggcggcgcggcgggcggcggctgtTGTTAG